In a genomic window of Trueperaceae bacterium:
- a CDS encoding Gfo/Idh/MocA family oxidoreductase codes for MERHVARPLTTPPQPHGGRPAPDPFAATGLALRWGVVSTGKIAHTVTAQLALLEDARLQAVSSRDATKAAAFATQYGFSASYGGAGGYEALAADPEVDVVYVATPHGQHHAVAGAMLRAGKHVLVEKAFAITAAEAEDLVRLARDRGLFLMEAVWTRFLPTYVAAMDVLESGELGRVRYVQADMGFMAERDPRTRLWAPVDGGGALLDLAVYPLCWVIGALGLPTGVRATGNVNRDGVDELCALALTHAGGAHSQVVVSFVSDSTRRARIVGTEGCLETGPSLSRPNGFTVVKGAARRSEEFELTDAPYAFQLREVTRCVQAGLHESPAMPLEQTLATMRLFDEVRRQVGITYPNDARRG; via the coding sequence ATGGAACGCCACGTCGCCAGACCGCTCACGACGCCACCGCAGCCCCACGGAGGCCGGCCGGCCCCCGACCCGTTCGCCGCCACCGGCCTCGCCCTGCGCTGGGGCGTCGTGTCCACGGGCAAGATCGCGCATACCGTCACCGCCCAGCTCGCGCTCCTCGAGGACGCGCGGCTCCAGGCCGTGAGCAGCCGCGACGCCACCAAGGCGGCGGCCTTCGCCACCCAGTACGGCTTCAGTGCGTCCTACGGCGGCGCAGGTGGTTACGAGGCCCTTGCCGCCGACCCCGAGGTGGACGTCGTGTACGTCGCGACCCCACACGGCCAGCACCACGCCGTCGCCGGCGCCATGCTGCGCGCGGGCAAGCACGTCCTCGTCGAGAAGGCGTTCGCGATCACGGCGGCCGAGGCCGAGGACCTCGTACGCCTCGCGCGCGACCGCGGTCTGTTCCTGATGGAGGCCGTCTGGACGCGCTTCCTCCCCACGTACGTGGCCGCTATGGACGTCCTGGAGAGCGGCGAGCTCGGCCGCGTGCGCTACGTGCAGGCCGACATGGGTTTCATGGCCGAGCGCGACCCCAGAACGCGCCTCTGGGCACCCGTGGACGGTGGCGGCGCGCTCCTGGACCTGGCCGTCTACCCGCTCTGCTGGGTGATCGGCGCCCTCGGTCTCCCGACCGGCGTGCGGGCGACAGGGAACGTGAACAGGGACGGCGTCGACGAGCTCTGCGCCCTCGCGCTGACGCACGCGGGCGGCGCGCACTCCCAGGTCGTGGTCTCGTTCGTCTCCGATTCGACGCGCAGGGCGCGCATCGTCGGCACCGAGGGGTGCCTGGAGACGGGCCCGTCCCTCAGCCGCCCGAACGGCTTCACGGTCGTCAAGGGTGCCGCGCGCCGGTCCGAGGAGTTCGAGCTGACGGACGCGCCCTACGCCTTCCAGCTCCGCGAGGTGACGCGCTGCGTGCAGGCCGGCCTGCACGAGAGTCCGGCCATGCCGCTGGAGCAGACGCTCGCCACCATGCGGCTGTTCGACGAGGTGCGGCGGCAGGTGGGCATCACCTACCCGAACGACGCGCGGCGCGGGTGA